DNA from Hyalangium gracile:
CAGCCGCGGTACCTGGTGCGCTGCTCCATCGGTCCACCGTGGCACTGCTGCCCCGGTGGTCCTCCTTCAGGGCGTGTACACCTCCGCCGATTCGAAATCTTCCTCTGTGTTGGGGGGTGTTCCGGCGACGAGCACCCGGCCGTCGAGCAGCCGCGTGGCGGTGAAATACCCACGATGGATGGCCGTGGGGGGGGCGGTGCTCCAGGTGCCCGTGGCCGGCTCGTACAGCTGCGCCGTCGACTGCCCCAGGGCAAGCACCCTCCCGTCGAGCAACAGCGTCGCCGAGTCGCCGACGGGCTGGAGCGGAGAGCCTGTATGGCTCCACGTGCCCGAAGCCGGGTCATAGAGCTGCGCTGTCATTCCCCGCGCGACGAGCACCTGGCCATTGAGGAGCACCGTCGCCGGGCCGCCAATGGGTTCGAGCGGGGAACCGGTATGGCTCCAGGTCCCCGTAGCTGGGTCGTACAACTGCGCCGCAGTTCCCCCCTCGGAGAGGACGAGCACCTTGCCGTTGGGCAGCAGCGTGGCCGGGCCGCCGATGGGCTCGAGCAGCGAACCGGTATAGCTCCAGGTGCCTGTAGCCGGATCGTACAGCTCCGCCGTCAGGACGCTGCCAAAGAGGTAGTTTCCTCCCGCGACGAGCACCCTGCCGTTGGGCAGCAGCGCGGCCGTGTGGTTCTCACGGCGCTCCAACATGGAGCCGGTGTAGCTCCAGGTGCCGGTGGCCGGGTCGTACAGCTCCGCCGTCTGGGTGATGAGGGCGCGGCTCTCTCCGCCCGTGACGAGCACCTTGCCGTCGGGCAGCACCGTCGCCGTGGGGGAGAAGCGGGCTTCGACCAGGCGGCCCGTCTCGCTCCAGGTGTTCGAGCTCGGATCGTACAGCTCCGCCGTATCGAGAAAGAAGCTCCGTTTCTGGGCGCTGCCCGCGGCGACGAGGGCCTTGCCATCGGGCAGCAGTACCGAGACATGGCCCCAGCGAGGCCCACCGAGCATGGGGCCCGTCGGGTCCCAGCGCCCCGAGGAACAGGTCGGCAGCCCGGTGACAGTGAAGCTCCGGGAGGTGGCGAGGCTGAAGGCGTTGGTGACAGTGGCGGTAACGGTCGGGGGCGCGCTGGTGCTGACGCAGGCGGGGGCTGTCCAGGTGATGCGGCTGCGAGAGGCATCACTGGAGGGAGTGCCCAGCGAGCCGGTAGCGGCTGCCCAGGAGAACGTGAGGGCAGAGCCCTCCGGGTCGCTGGCCACCACCTCGAAGGTGAGCTCCTGGCCTGGCGAGGCGGTATCCGAGGAGCGGTAGGAGCGGATGATGACAGGGTTGAGGTGATTGACCGGGGGAGTGCTGCGGACGCACAGGGCGACGGTGCCCGTGGACTGCCCGCCTCGTCCGTCCGACACCGAGACGCTCAGGCGGCAGTTGTTGCAGGAGCCAGCGGGCACGAGCGAAGGAGTGAACCGAGCCGAGCTGGCGGAGGCATGGGTCCAGGTGCCGGCGCAGGAGGCGCTCCAGGAATAGGAAAGGCTGTCACCGTCCGGATCGGAAGCCGCGACGGACACGGAAGTGGTCTGGCCGACGACCAGGTGCGTGGGGCTGGCACTGAGAGCGGCCACCAGGGGTGACCTGTTGAAGGAGATGGACAGCTGCGCATCCCCCTCTCCTCCGCTCAGGGTGACGTTGACGGCCAGGACGATGCTGGAGGCCAGGCCACGGGAGTCCGTCACGGTGAGGGTGAGGGTCTGGATACCGGTGGAGACAGGCGCGGTCCACGAGGTGGCGGCCTCCGAGGGCGAGGAGAAGGTGCCTGCGGTGGCACTCCATGCGTACGAGAGGGTGTCGCCCGGGTTGGGATCATGGGCGGAGGCGACCAGGGTGATGGAGCCAGCCGTGGGGATCGTGGTGGAGGAGGCCACCAGGGAGTCAATGAGCGGAGCCTCATTCTCGAAGGGAGGCGGAGGGTTGACTTGCTGGAGGGTGATGGCGACGAGGGTTGTCTGATTCGCGGAGATGGTCACGCCGGAGGCGGAGCCTTCGAAGAGCAGGGTGCCCGAGTCGTCGAAGGCTTGCGCCAGGAAGGAGCGGTCGGCGCCAGCGGGGAGGTTGCCGATGATGCCGCCCCAGATACCTTGGGTGGGAGCCAGATCGATGGAAACGGAGGGGATGTCCACGGCGCTGGAGGTGACAGAGACGCGGGAGATTTCCGAGGAGAGGGACTTCAGCTCGGAGACGGCGAACCGCGCCGAGCCGGTGCCGGAAGACGAAGACGAGGGAGAGCAGCCCGCCTGCAACGCCAGAGTGAGCGCCAACATCAAGGGAGCAAGTGCTTTCCTCATGAGGGTTTCCTCCACTACAGCGTGGCCCCTTCATCGACCGTGAAAACGAGCCTGGTAAGGGGGTGAGCGGAGGCGAGCAGACACACCGGTGCCGTGCCCGCCGCGCTATCGAACAGGCGCGGAGTATGGGTTGTGGCGCGATGATCTGCCTATGGCCCAGACATCCCGTGGGCCGTCTCGTGCCTGACGGAGGTTGGCCTTGCGTGAGGCAGGCGCGCGTTGCGCTGAAGCCGCAGCCAGCGCTGCAAGCCTCTTCCTGGGTACGCCCACCCACAGCGGTGTTTCGTGAGCCGTCCACCTCCAAGAGGAGGAGCCCATGGGCTCATGATGGCGCTCTTCGCGTGGCGCCCCTTGAGGAATCGCGCTGATGACGAGGCTTGAGGGGCTGAGATTCCCCCTCGACCTACTGGAAGGCACGCCGCGCAGGAGGGGAACCAACCTTGAGCAGGACACCTGCGGGAAGGCCCTCCTCCGGGCCTGCGAGCGGGCGAGCCCGGGGCCCGAGGCCCGAGGCCCATCGGCTGGCCCAGGCTACAGCCCACGTTCGCCAACCACCTGCAGATGAGAGGGCACTGTCCGGGCGCTCGAGGGACACACGGACCGGGCTGGGAGGAATTTCCCAGTAAAGTCCGTGGGTTAAGAATGCACGAGCCGGGGATCGAACCCGAGGCACGGCGGTAGGAAACCTCAAGCAGGACGCGCCCTTACCCGCTATCGCCTTGATTTCTCTCGGGTTCTCCCTCCAGCCCCGTCCCATCCTGTCCCACCTGGTTCCGCCTGATTCCGCGCCGGAGGGGCACATACGGGGCACATGGCCATCCCATCGCAGCGCCAGCGACTGCTTCAAGGGCTCGTCGATCTACTGAGGCTATGGCCAGCCTTAAGGCCCCTGGAGAGGTACTCCACAGCGCCGCGTACACCCGCCGTGAAGGGCTAGACGGAGAACAATCGGATGGCGCAGGCTTTCCGTCTCCCCCAGCAA
Protein-coding regions in this window:
- a CDS encoding kelch repeat-containing protein translates to MRKALAPLMLALTLALQAGCSPSSSSSGTGSARFAVSELKSLSSEISRVSVTSSAVDIPSVSIDLAPTQGIWGGIIGNLPAGADRSFLAQAFDDSGTLLFEGSASGVTISANQTTLVAITLQQVNPPPPFENEAPLIDSLVASSTTIPTAGSITLVASAHDPNPGDTLSYAWSATAGTFSSPSEAATSWTAPVSTGIQTLTLTVTDSRGLASSIVLAVNVTLSGGEGDAQLSISFNRSPLVAALSASPTHLVVGQTTSVSVAASDPDGDSLSYSWSASCAGTWTHASASSARFTPSLVPAGSCNNCRLSVSVSDGRGGQSTGTVALCVRSTPPVNHLNPVIIRSYRSSDTASPGQELTFEVVASDPEGSALTFSWAAATGSLGTPSSDASRSRITWTAPACVSTSAPPTVTATVTNAFSLATSRSFTVTGLPTCSSGRWDPTGPMLGGPRWGHVSVLLPDGKALVAAGSAQKRSFFLDTAELYDPSSNTWSETGRLVEARFSPTATVLPDGKVLVTGGESRALITQTAELYDPATGTWSYTGSMLERRENHTAALLPNGRVLVAGGNYLFGSVLTAELYDPATGTWSYTGSLLEPIGGPATLLPNGKVLVLSEGGTAAQLYDPATGTWSHTGSPLEPIGGPATVLLNGQVLVARGMTAQLYDPASGTWSHTGSPLQPVGDSATLLLDGRVLALGQSTAQLYEPATGTWSTAPPTAIHRGYFTATRLLDGRVLVAGTPPNTEEDFESAEVYTP